In Clarias gariepinus isolate MV-2021 ecotype Netherlands chromosome 9, CGAR_prim_01v2, whole genome shotgun sequence, a single window of DNA contains:
- the LOC128529716 gene encoding C2 calcium-dependent domain-containing protein 4C — protein sequence MWILRKVQESAENFPLEISRLVCKNSEAISAKANLFSKLHSNILTPDQIPDFFLPPRLSRRSLVAAESIVLHRPGDTGVSCSESSQANSDTTPTVMETDKTKGTRVAMRGPMKPIPFSLKNYESGFFESPNTRRKESLFHSSLSSYTLDRMTKKAVPKLPSIALLKVGSVESDTCSSADSSPHSSPPPIRSKHEIISKTHSSSKESLYKDHSLTNTNDKPKFARDSRVTRPPSSTLAPPLQFQLDMLHCQERLNSEHVLLLPRRGCIRLSASRANMDGDLSTIRIRVISVEDLREPGDPRPLHCGLTLSLSPGKLQRQHSAVIRNCRNPVFNEDFFFTKPEGEEQWLNNFAIRVKVLEKNSGLGRAAVLGVINKPLAELLAL from the coding sequence ATGTGGATCCTTCGAAAAGTCCAAGAGAGTGCTGAGAACTTTCCACTGGAAATAAGCCGGCTTGTGTGTAAAAACTCAGAAGCGATTTCAGCCAAAGCAAATCTCTTCAGCAAACTTCACAGCAATATCCTGACACCGGACCAAATTCCTGACTTCTTCCTGCCTCCCCGGTTGAGCAGACGCTCTCTAGTTGCAGCGGAGAGCATTGTTTTACACCGCCCTGGGGACACTGGAGTCAGCTGCAGTGAGAGCTCTCAAGCAAACTCTGACACAACTCCTACAGTGATGGAGACAGATAAAACCAAGGGCACCAGGGTAGCCATGAGAGGACCAATGAAACCAATtccattttcattaaaaaactaCGAGTCTGGATTTTTTGAGAGTCCAAACACTAGGCGCAAGGAGTCGTTGTTTCACTCTTCACTTTCAAGCTACACACTTGACCGGATGACCAAAAAGGCGGTTCCAAAACTGCCCTCCATAGCACTGCTGAAAGTGGGCAGCGTTGAGAGTGACACCTGTTCTTCTGCTGACTCCTCCCCTCACAGCTCACCACCTCCGATCAGGAGCAAACATGAGATCATTTCAAAGACACACTCATCATCAAAAGAATCCCTTTATAAAGATCATtcactcacaaacacaaatgaCAAACCCAAATTTGCAAGAGATAGCCGTGTTACCCGACCTCCTTCTTCAACCTTAGCCCCTCCTCTTCAGTTTCAACTAGACATGCTACATTGTCAGGAACGACTCAATAGCGAGCACGTCCTCCTCCTCCCACGTAGGGGTTGTATTCGTCTCTCGGCCTCTCGTGCCAACATGGATGGAGATCTGTCCACCATTCGAATTCGGGTGATCTCTGTAGAAGACCTGCGTGAACCCGGTGACCCCCGGCCACTGCATTGCGGTCTTACCTTGAGCCTCAGTCCAGGCAAGCTGCAGCGGCAGCACAGCGCTGTCATCAGGAACTGTCGCAACCCTGTGTTCAACGAGGACTTCTTTTTCACAAAACCAGAAGGAGAGGAGCAGTGgttgaataactttgcaatCAGGGTGAAGGTGCTGGAGAAAAACTCTGGTCTGGGGAGGGCCGCAGTGCTTGGGGTTATCAACAAGCCACTTGCTGAGCTACTAGCACTGTAA